Below is a window of Hydrogenovibrio crunogenus DNA.
TAATAAGCCAAAATAATTAGAAAGGATTACGGTTCTTGTCGTATTTCAACCAAATCATTAAAGGCGTGCCAACTGGCATAAGCCAATAACGGCATAATCACGACTAAACCAAGCCCCATCGTAGCAATCCCAATCGTCGCAAGGATGCCTAAAGTGAGAGCCCAGACCGTCATCACAGCTTTATTTTCCATGGTGACTTTATAACTCATGATCATTGCCGGAATAAAGGCCACTTTTTCATCTCGCAACATTAATGGCATCGTGACCACACTGATGGTAAAAACCAATGCCAAAACCGCGGCCCCCAATAGGAAAAAACCACTCATAAAGACCATGCCTGCTTCAGACGTTAAGAATCCCAACATCCCTTCGCTGGTATCAACAATTAACAGCGCTTCTGATCTTGCACCCCCTGCGATTACAATTGCCATCATTAACCAAAAACTTAAAATTCCCCCAAGCGTTAAGGCAAATAAGGCTATATTGGAACTATTGCTTCGCCATGCAAAAAGAGACGAGATTAAATCCGGAGATAAGCCTTTTTCTAGTCGATAGGCAAGGTAATACAACCCCATCGCAAGAAATGGCATCACAAAAATAAAGGTCGCGCCAGCGATTAACATCAACGGTGGAGCCCCTCTAAAAAAGGCCATCGTTAACATAATAATAAGCATCGACGCCAAGCCATAAAATAGAGAACCGAGTGGCGCACGAGCCATATCCTGCCAGCCCTTTATGAGCCAATCCCCTATTTGGTGAAGTTGAACTTCATGCGAAATCAAGACTTCGCCCTGTGGCATATCACTATAATGTCGGTGTGAATGAACTGTACTGACATGTGCCATAACACCCTCCTTATAATTCGACATAAATATCTATATAAAACAATATCTTAATGAAATTGCTTTACAACTAGTTCGATTTTAAAAAAATTAATCTCTCAGTAACAATGAAATTTTGTAAGGGTTTAAAGCGAGACAGATAACAAATATTAATACATGCCTGCTTTTTCTTGATCGCACTGGCAAGCTAATTGCTTTATGATGGCTAACCAAAAATAGATGGATAATTTCAATATGGCTTTTATGAACTATAACAAACCCAGTATTTTAAGAAAGATGCTGCTTGTATTCCTCGGCTTCGGCTTTTTTATGGGCATTTCATTTCCATTGTTTGCTAACTTATTTGTTGAATGGAAAGAAGGTATGCTGGCATGGTTCGTCCTCTCTTGTATCATTGCCGGGATCAGCATCGGGGTTTTCAATTATTGGTTATTGAACTACATGCTGTTAAATCGTTTAAAACGCATCGGTGAAGTGGCGAATGCGATCAGTAATAATGATGTCTCGCATAACTGCAGCCTCATCAGTTTCGACTTTATTGGCGACATGGCCAACAGCTTTAACCTGATGTCAGAAAACCTTAGAAATATGATCAGTCAGATTTCCGACGTTTC
It encodes the following:
- a CDS encoding DUF2189 domain-containing protein, translated to MAHVSTVHSHRHYSDMPQGEVLISHEVQLHQIGDWLIKGWQDMARAPLGSLFYGLASMLIIMLTMAFFRGAPPLMLIAGATFIFVMPFLAMGLYYLAYRLEKGLSPDLISSLFAWRSNSSNIALFALTLGGILSFWLMMAIVIAGGARSEALLIVDTSEGMLGFLTSEAGMVFMSGFFLLGAAVLALVFTISVVTMPLMLRDEKVAFIPAMIMSYKVTMENKAVMTVWALTLGILATIGIATMGLGLVVIMPLLAYASWHAFNDLVEIRQEP